GGGAGATAGGGTCGAGCAACCAACCCCGATTGTCCTTGGCGACACGGGAAGGGACGGTGGTTGAGGAGAATCTTCGGAGGTTGGCCATGACGTCGTGGTTGAGGGAGGGGCGAGGGAGAGGGTGGGAGGAGGGGCGGTGGGCGCGGAGGGAGATCCAagcgaggaagaggaagatggagAGGAGGAAAGGGAGGGAGTGGGGTCTGTTGAGGAAGGAAGCGAGGAAAGAGGAGCGGATCCGGTGGAACAAGGTGGTTGTTCGGGTGAAAATGGGTCGTCGCGGCGGTGCTgtggtggttgttgttgttgatgtccCTATCATTGGGTTGGTGCTTCTATCTGTTTGTCCTCTCATGTCTCACTGTGGTTGGTTTCCGAGGTTGAAGACACTCGCTCCCACCTGCTTCTTGTTTgtttatctttcttctttttttcttactACCTTTTTCTCTTGGTGGATGAGAAAAGAATTTGAGAGCTTTTGATGACAAACTCTTTGTTTGGTTAGAGCTATCTTTGAATGGATAGGAaatgggtaaatagccaagttggtccctgaaagtgtcAGTCGCTttcaagttggtccctaaacttctaaaatgtctCTCGCGGTCCCTAGATGTGGCAAAAGTCATTCacattagtccctgacgttaaaaacTAAGACGGCCGTTAACGGAAACAATGACttggaaattttttttccatctaAGAGAGCTGATGTGGAAATTCTTTATTTTCCCCCAAAAAAATGAAACTCTCAAGACAAAAATGTTCAACAACTGATAGGCAAAAATGgtggtcaaattggtccctgcCACCTTAATTAacttaaaacaaaatcaaacaacCCAACCTtcatgcttatcaaaaaaaaaacaacctaaccttcatcttcttccttctcctcccaaccCAACCTTCAAAATCAGAAACCCAACTCCATTAAAGCCCCAccaagcaccaccaccaccaccgccgccgccaaatcccctcTCTCA
This is a stretch of genomic DNA from Lotus japonicus ecotype B-129 chromosome 1, LjGifu_v1.2. It encodes these proteins:
- the LOC130729987 gene encoding uncharacterized protein LOC130729987 codes for the protein MRGQTDRSTNPMIGTSTTTTTTAPPRRPIFTRTTTLFHRIRSSFLASFLNRPHSLPFLLSIFLFLAWISLRAHRPSSHPLPRPSLNHDVMANLRRFSSTTVPSRVAKDNRGWLLDPISLALASGLSGGAVTCASLHVGEIRPGKLRGNHRHHDCNETFVIWGAATRFRLENSEVTDSGYAEVTIGPDEIAVAASPGHTAHALVNIDPVRSTFFIGCQDSIINYNASSSDFKVWNDL